CGGGAAAATGCAGTTTGTCGGCCACGCGGCGATAGGAATGGACCGAAATCCCCTGACTGACCAGCCGGACGGCATCCGCATCCGATTCGAGCTTGAGATCGAGCAGACGGGCCATGCGGCTATGCACGGTCTCGCGGAGTTCATAACGGATGGGGTCGGCATCGGCGACGTAGGCGATCATGACGTAATCCTCTCCATTTGAGCGGAAGTCTACGCCATTTGGCGGGCATCCGCACGCGGCTCCTGTCCCGTTCGCTCGTCGTCCTTCGCCGCGGTTATCGGCTACCCCCTGACGCGCTGCAACGTGGCTGTTTCCGGGCGCCATGTAAACTTGCGGGATGCTGAGTCCTATCGTATGAGCCCGCTTACCCGTTCCGTCGCCCTGATCGGCGCCCCTACCGATATCGGTGCCGGCCACCGTGGCAGTTCCATGGGGCCGGAGGCGCTGCGCGTCGCCCGCCTGGCGGAGCGCCTGTCCCGTCGTGGCATGCACGTGGTCGATCGCGGCAACCTGTCCGGTCCGCTCAATCCGTGGCTGCCGCCGGTGAACGGTTACCGCCACCTGGACGAAGTGGTGGCCTGGAACACCGCCGTGCATGACGCTGTCCACGCGGCGCTGACCGAAGGCCAACTGCCGATCATGCTCGGTGGCGACCACTGCCTGGCGATCGGCTCGATCTCCGCCGTGGCCCGCCATTGCCGCGAGGCAGGCAAGAAGCTGCGCGTACTCTGGCTCGACGCCCACGCCGACTTCAACACCAGCCAGATCACCCCGTCGGGCAATATCCACGGCATGCCTGTCGCTTGCCTGTGCGGGCACGGTCCCGACGTGCTCACCCATATTGGCGGCACGGTGCCGGCCACCACGCCGGACGTGTTCCGGCAGGTCGGCATCCGCTCGGTGGACGAGGGCGAAAAGCGCTTCGTCCACGAAGTGGGCATCGATATCTACGACATGCGCTACATCGACGAGATAGGCATCAAGGCCGCCATGGAAGAAGCCCTGGCCGGCGTGGACGCGGATACCCACCTGCACGTCAGCTTCGACGTGGATTTCCTCGACCCCTCGATCGCCCCGGGCGTGGGCACCACCGTGCGTGGCGGCCCCAATTACCGTGAGGCCCAGCTGGTCATGGAAATGATCGCGGACACCGGCCGGGTCGGCTCGCTGGACATCGTCGAGCTCAACCCGGCGTTCGACAAGCGCAACCAGACGGCGAAACTGGCCGTGGACCTGGTCGAATCCCTGTTCGGCAAATCCACGCTCATGCGTTGACCCGGGGTTCCGGTGGCGGCCACGGGTCGCCGCCGGGGCAGTCGCGGGCTACACTCGGACGGTTATCGTCCGTAGCCCCAAGGTCCCCATGCATACCCGCGTCCTCACCGGCATCACCACCACCGGCACGCCGCACCTCGGCAACTTCGTCGGCGCGATTCGTCCGGCTGTCCTGGCCAGCAAGGACCCGAACGTCGATGCCTTCTATTTCATGGCCGACTATCACGCGCTGATCAAGAGCGACGACGCCGACCGCGTTGAAGCCTCGCGCATGAAGATCGCCGCCACGTTCCTGGCCGCCGGCCTCGACCCGAACGTCGCCACCTTCTACCGGCAGTCGGATATTCCCGAAGTGCCGGAGCTGATGTGGCTGCTGACCTGCGTCACCGGCAAGGGACTGCTCAACCGTGCCCATGCCTACAAGGCCGCCGTGGATCGCAACGTCGATGGCCAGGAAGACCCGGATGCCGGCATCACCGCGGGCCTGTACATGTACCCGGTGCTGATGGCCGCGGACATCCTCGCGTTCAACGCCAACAAGGTGCCGGTGGGCCGCGACCAGATCCAGCACATCGAGATGGCGCGTGACATCGCGCAGCGCTTCAACCACACCTACGGCCGCGAGTTCTTCGTCATGCCGGAGGCGCACATCGAGGAGCAGGTGGCCACGCTGCCCGGCCTGGACGGTCGCAAGATGTCCAAGAGCTACGACAACACCATCCCGCTGTTCGAGGGCGGGGCCAAGGGCATGCGCGAGGCGATCATGAAGATCGTCACCGATTCGCGCGCGCCGGGTGAGCCGAAAGACACCGCGGACGCTGCGCTGTTCACGATCTTCAAGGCGTTCGCCTCGCCGACCGAAACCGTGGCCTTCGAGCAGTCGTTGCAGGGCGGCATGGGCTGGGGCGAAGCCAAGGTGGCCCTGTTCGACCGCATCGAAGCCGACGTGGCGCCCATGCGCGAGCGTTACGAGGCGCTGATGGCACGTCCGGACGACATGGAAGACGTGCTGCTGGCCGGTGCCGCCAAGGCCCGTGCCGTGGCCGGGCCGCTGCTGGAGACGCTGCGCGAAGCCGTCGGCCTGCGCAGCCCGCGCTACCGCCGCCAGGAGAACGTTACGTCGCCCGCGGCGCCGGCCGCTGCGCCGAAAGCGCGCCCGCCGCGCATCGCCAGCTTCCGCGACGACGACGGCAGCTTCCGCTTCCGCCTGTTCGATGCGGACGGCGCCGAACTGCTGCTGTCGAAGGCGTTTGCCGATCCCAAGGCGGCCGGTGCCTTGCGCCAGTCGCTGGCGACGCTGGGCGGTGCGGCTGCCTCGCTCACCGCCGTCGGCGATCAGCTGGGTCTGCAGGTCGATAGCGCCACGGTAGCCACGGGTCCGTCCTTCACCGATGAAGCCAGCCGCGCCGAGGCCGAGGCCCGCGTTCGCGCGGCGCTGGACGCACTCGCTGCCGCCACGGCGGACGAGGCCGCGGCCAAAGCGGCGGCGAAGAAGGCGAGCTGAGCCATGCGCTACCTGGCCCTGATGCTGCTGGCGCCCTGGCTGATCGTGCTGGGCTGGGCCTATTGGCAGTACCCGAAGTCGCTGGTGACCAACGCCACCCGCCGCGCGTTCGACGTGCTGGCGCTGCTGGCTGCCGTGGTCGCGTCGATCCAGGCGGCCCTCGTCTCGTTCGACGCGGTGGAACTGCCGGCCGCCGATAGCTTCGGCCCGAAGAGTGGCGCCATCTGGCAACAGGTGGTGCCGGCACTGTGGGGCTATGGCGCGTTTGTCGCCGTGCTGGTGGTGGCGCTCATCGTGCGCCAGGTCGTCTGGAAGCGCGGCGAGCGCCGGTAAGCGCTTCGCCGTCCCGCGCAGCCCGTCGCCCTACGGGCTCAAGCGTGAGCGGCCGCTACGTCAGGCGCCGCGCAGTTTGCCGGTCAGGCCCTTGAGGAAGTTACGCAGGAACTGGTCGCCGCAGAGGCGGAAGTTGCTGTGCTTGGGCTGGCGGAACAGGGCGTTGATCTCGCCACGGGAGACGCGGAAGCCGGCGTTGGTCATGAGCGCCAGGATGTCGTCTTCCTTCAGTTCGAAGGCGACGCGTAGCTTCTTCAGCACCACGTTGTTGTTGACCCGGGTCTCCACTGGCCGCGGCGGCTGACTTTCGTCGCGACCACGGCGATGCAGGATCAGGCCGTCGAGGAAGTGGGCCAGGGCGGCATCGGGCATCTCGACGAAGCCGGCCTCGTCTTCCTTGCGCAGCCAGGGATCGACCTGTTCGCGGGTGGTTTCGAAGCCGGTGAGCTTGAGGATCTCGACCACATGGACCTCACCGAGGTCGAGCATGTAGCGGATGCTGCGGAGTGTGTCATTGTTGAGCATCCGCCTAGGGTACACCGGCCGATCTGCGGCAGGAACATAAACCACGGACTGCCCGGTCCAATGCCAGGAAGCGATGCCGATGCCGCCCGTCCCGCCCACCAACGCCGGACACGCCGGGCGCAACCTCTACATCGACCTGCTGCGCGGCCTGGCCATCGTCATGGTGATGCTGCTGCATTTCTCGCTGACCTACCGGCTGCATCGCAGCCCGCTGGCCGACTGGGTGCCGGTGGACACGCTGCGGACGCTTTTCTACAACGGCAACTACGGCGTTTCCGTGTTCTTCGTGATCTCGGGATTCCTGATCACCTCGAACATCCTCCGGCGCTACGGCAGCCTGGGTGGTATCGACCTGGGGCACTTCTATCGCCTGCGCCTGTTCCGCCTTTACCCGTCCATGATGCTGGCGCTAGCGATCATCACGGTGCTTGGCCTGGCCGGGCTGCCGGACTTCGCCAACGTGCGCGACGACGTGCCCCTGGGGCGCGGGTTCTTCGTCATCGCCGATCTCTCGGTGCTCACCTTCTGGCACAACGTGCTGATGGGTTCGGTCGGTTACTTCAATTACGCGATGAACGTCTACTGGTCGTTGTCGGTCGAGGAGGTGTTCTACCTGGTCTACCCGCTGGTACTCGTCGCCGCGCGGCGGCCGTGGCAACGTGTCGTCATCGGCTGCGCCGGCCTGGTCATCGGTCCGGCCTACCGTTGGCTGCACGACGACAACGAGCTGTTCTACCTGTACGGCAACCTGGCCTGCGTGGACATGCTGGTCTACGGCTGCGCGGCAGCGGTCGCCGCACGCGAGGTGGTCTGGACGCCGGTGTTATGCCGTTCGCTGGCGCTGCTCGCGCTGCTGGCCATGGGCTGGGTGTACATGCGGGGCATCGACGGCAACGAAGCCTTCGGCGCCACGCAGATGGGTATCGCGGCGGCGGTGTTCCTGGTCGCGGTCGCCGCGCTGCCCGGCGGGGCGTTCGCCCGTCGGGCCGGTGCCCCCCTGGCCTGGCTGGGTGCGCACAGCTACGAGCTCTACCTGTTCCATATCATCGTGCTGGGCATCCTGCGCGAGCTGGTGCCCAAGGCCACCCTGACGCCGGAGCGCAAGCTGCCGCTGTTGCTGGTTTTCTTCCTGGTCTCCGCCCTGTGTGCCTGGCTGGTGGCTCGCTTCTACGGCGATCCGCTGAACCGCCGGCTGCGGGCGCGCTTCAGCCGGCGCAACGCCTGACGCACATGGGCCTGCGGCCCCACGCATCGCGGTGATGCGTGGGGCCGCCCCGATCAGAACGTCTTCTCGATGCCCAACAGGATCGACTGGTTGGCGTGCGTGCCCGAGTCGAACAGCGCCTGGTATTCCGCGCGCAGCGACAATCCGCTGTCGAACTGCGCCTGGATGCCGACACCCAGCAACGTGTGGTTTCGCGCGTTATCGCCCACGGTGGACCGGTAAAGCGGCCCGGCCAGCAGGTCCGCATAGGACATCGTCGCGTTGCTGGCACCCTGGAAGTCGCGCTGGTATTCCACGCGTACCCGCGGCACCAGCACCCCGAAGTCGCGCTTGAGGCGGAACTCCGCCCGCAGGCCCAGGGCACCCGTGGACGTGCGCACCGTCTGTCCACGGTAGTCGAGGGCATAGGTGGCGTCGCCACGTTCGGTATAGCCGTCCAGCTGCGCACGCGACACGTCCAGTCGTCCGTAGGGTGTCAGTCGTGTGGTGCCGTCGTCGTGCTCGTAGCCGAAGGCCACCGAGGCGAACGCCTGCTTACCGTTGCGGCTGCCGGTGACACGACCGCCGTCGGCCGTCACGTATCGCCGTGCGTCGAAGTCCAGCCACTGGTAGCCGAGCAGGGTGTCGATGTACGTGTGGTCGCTCGGGCGAAGGCTGGCATACAGCGCCATGTTGTAGGCGGTGGTGGTGCTACGGCTGCCCATCTTGCCGATGTCGCTGGCATCGTGGCCGTAGCCCACGCCGAGGCCCAGGGTCAACGCGTTGGAAAGGCGCTTGTCGGCACCCACGCTGACACCCGAGGTGGTGAAGTCGACCCCATTGGCCGCCGTACCGCGGTTGGTCGCGCCGAAGTTCACGGCACCGCCGGTCCAGAAGGCCACGTCGTCCGGCGAGGCCTGTCCACTCTGGGTCGGCGCAGGACGCGTATCGGACTGCAGGAAGGCGGGCGCGTCGGGGTCGTTCATGGCCTCGGCCACGCCCTTGCCCGGACGGTCGCCGTTCACGGCCTGGCGGCCGCCGCCGGAGCTGAAGCTGAGGCCGTTGCTGAAGCGGGACGATGCGGCGTTGTGCAGCGACTCCAGGCGCTGCTGGAAGTTGCTGATCTGGCCGCTGGCCATGCGGCGGGTGGCATCCACCTGCGCGCCGAGGATGCCGGTGACTTCAGCGTCCTTCGAGGGGTCCGGGCGTGCCGTCACGGTGATCGTCACCGTGGCCGGCTGGGACACCGCGTAGGCGTTGGACAGCGTGTACATCAGCTGTGCCTGGCCCGAGAAGGCCGCGGCGGCAGCGAAGTCCAGGCGATAGCCGGAGGCTGTCTTGACGATGGTCCCGGCGCCCGACTGCGCGGGCGAGAGCGACACGACCGCGGCATCGGTAAAGGGACCGCCGCGCGCACCACCGGTCAGGTCCACCTGCACGGACTGGCCGGCACCGACCGTTGCGGTCAGTGCCACGGCCACCGGACGCGGCTGCACCGTCACCGTTACCGTGGCCGGCTGCGAGACGCCAAACGCGTTGGTGAGCGTGTACGTAAAGCGTTGCGTGCCGGTGGCGTCCGCTGGGGCGGTGTAGGCGATCGTCGTGCCGTTCACTGTCGCCGTTCCGGCCGCCGGAGGCGTGACGAGAGTCACCGCGGTAAACGGACCACCGCTGGCGCCCTGGATGGCATTGATGCCGATGGTCTGGCCCGCGACGCCCGCGGCTGTCTGGTCCGGGACCACGGGCAGGTTGCCTGCCTGCACGTTGACCGTGACCGTGGCGATATTGGAGCGCCCGCCGGGTCCGATGGCCGTGTAGGTGAAGCTGTCTGTGCCGAAGAAATCGCTGGTGGGCGTGTAAAGCACCGAGGTGCCGTTGGCGGCAGCGGTGCCGTGGGCGGGTGCCGAGGCGACGGTCACCGATGTGATCACACCGCTGTCGTTTGCCGTGACGGGAATCGTCACCGCCTGGTTGGCGGCGGTGGCGGCCGTATCGGCCACCGCCACCGGTGCGGCATCGCCGATGGTGACCGAGTACGCCTGCGTACCGGCCATGCCATGGGTATCCGCGGCCTGCACCGTGAAGGTCGCCGTGCCATTACGCGTCGGCGTGCCGGCCAGCACGCCGGCCGAAGACAAGGTGATGCCGTCGGGCAGGGCGCCCGCAGTCACCGTGAACGTGTACGGTGCCGCGCCGCCGCTGGCACTCAGCGTGGCGTTATAAGCGCTCCCCATGACGCCGCCGGGTAACGTCGCCGGGCTGACGACCACGGTAACCGCGGCGATGGTCAGTGTGTAGTTCCGGCTCAGCGTGGCCGGCGTGAGGCTGCCGTCGGTAACCGTCACGGTGAAGGGGAAGCTGCCGGTGACGGTCGGCGTGCCCGAAAGCACGCCGGATGTTGCATCGAAGCTCATGCCCGCGGGCAGCGCGCCGGTGAGGGACAGGGTACGTGGTGCGGAGCCGCCGCTACTGCCGAAGACGATGCTGCTGCTGGCGCCGTAGGTGGCGGTGAGCACGGGGCTTGCCGGCGTCAGCACGAGCGGATCGGCATCGGCGGCCAGCGTCATGTTGACCGTCGCGGTGAAGGGGCTACCCGCACCCGTGCTGCTGTCGGTGACATGGATAGACACCGGGAAGTTGCCGGCCTGTGTCGGTGTCCCGCTGAGGGTGCCGTTGTCCGCCAGGGAAAGGCCGGGGGGCAGGCTGCCGGTCACCGTGTAGTGGTAAGGCGCGGTGCCGCCCGACGTCGAGAATGATGCGCTATAGGCCTGGCCGATACGTGCGGCAGGTTGGCTGGTCGGTGTGAGGACCAGCGCCGGTCCGCCAGCGGTCACGGTGTAGGCGCGGGCTCCGTCGAAGCCGTTGCCGTCGGTCGCCGTGACGGTGAAGTTGAACGTGCCAGCAGCGGTCGGTGTGCCGCTGAGTACACCGGCCGTGCTGAGGTTCAGTCCGGACGGCGTCGCCCCGGCGGTGACGGCGAACGTGTACGGCGCGGTGCCGCCGGAGGCAGTCACGGCCTGCGAATAGGCGTTGCCGACGGTCGGGTTCGGCAGCGTGGCCGGTGCCACGACCACGGTCGGAGCGCCCACGGTCAGTGCGTAGGCTCGCGAGCCACTGAACGGCGCGCCGGTACCGGTGGAGCTGTCGGTGGCGGTGACGGTAAAGTTGGAGGTGCCGGCGGCCGTGGCGGTACCGGAGATCACCCCCGTCGCGGACAACGTCATGCCACTGGGCAGGCTACCCCCCGTAATGGCATAGGCGTAGGGCGCGGTGCCGCCGCTGGCCGTGACGGTGCTTGAGTAGGCCTGGCCGGCGGTGGCACCGGGCAGGGTAGTCGGTGCGACGGCGATCGTCGGCGCAGCCACCGCGACG
This DNA window, taken from Luteibacter sp. 9135, encodes the following:
- the rocF gene encoding arginase — protein: MSPLTRSVALIGAPTDIGAGHRGSSMGPEALRVARLAERLSRRGMHVVDRGNLSGPLNPWLPPVNGYRHLDEVVAWNTAVHDAVHAALTEGQLPIMLGGDHCLAIGSISAVARHCREAGKKLRVLWLDAHADFNTSQITPSGNIHGMPVACLCGHGPDVLTHIGGTVPATTPDVFRQVGIRSVDEGEKRFVHEVGIDIYDMRYIDEIGIKAAMEEALAGVDADTHLHVSFDVDFLDPSIAPGVGTTVRGGPNYREAQLVMEMIADTGRVGSLDIVELNPAFDKRNQTAKLAVDLVESLFGKSTLMR
- a CDS encoding tryptophan--tRNA ligase, with the protein product MHTRVLTGITTTGTPHLGNFVGAIRPAVLASKDPNVDAFYFMADYHALIKSDDADRVEASRMKIAATFLAAGLDPNVATFYRQSDIPEVPELMWLLTCVTGKGLLNRAHAYKAAVDRNVDGQEDPDAGITAGLYMYPVLMAADILAFNANKVPVGRDQIQHIEMARDIAQRFNHTYGREFFVMPEAHIEEQVATLPGLDGRKMSKSYDNTIPLFEGGAKGMREAIMKIVTDSRAPGEPKDTADAALFTIFKAFASPTETVAFEQSLQGGMGWGEAKVALFDRIEADVAPMRERYEALMARPDDMEDVLLAGAAKARAVAGPLLETLREAVGLRSPRYRRQENVTSPAAPAAAPKARPPRIASFRDDDGSFRFRLFDADGAELLLSKAFADPKAAGALRQSLATLGGAAASLTAVGDQLGLQVDSATVATGPSFTDEASRAEAEARVRAALDALAAATADEAAAKAAAKKAS
- a CDS encoding DUF1456 family protein, which encodes MLNNDTLRSIRYMLDLGEVHVVEILKLTGFETTREQVDPWLRKEDEAGFVEMPDAALAHFLDGLILHRRGRDESQPPRPVETRVNNNVVLKKLRVAFELKEDDILALMTNAGFRVSRGEINALFRQPKHSNFRLCGDQFLRNFLKGLTGKLRGA
- a CDS encoding acyltransferase family protein; its protein translation is MPPVPPTNAGHAGRNLYIDLLRGLAIVMVMLLHFSLTYRLHRSPLADWVPVDTLRTLFYNGNYGVSVFFVISGFLITSNILRRYGSLGGIDLGHFYRLRLFRLYPSMMLALAIITVLGLAGLPDFANVRDDVPLGRGFFVIADLSVLTFWHNVLMGSVGYFNYAMNVYWSLSVEEVFYLVYPLVLVAARRPWQRVVIGCAGLVIGPAYRWLHDDNELFYLYGNLACVDMLVYGCAAAVAAREVVWTPVLCRSLALLALLAMGWVYMRGIDGNEAFGATQMGIAAAVFLVAVAALPGGAFARRAGAPLAWLGAHSYELYLFHIIVLGILRELVPKATLTPERKLPLLLVFFLVSALCAWLVARFYGDPLNRRLRARFSRRNA
- a CDS encoding putative Ig domain-containing protein; the protein is MTSLFFGGRHAVAPGRARSRVASWLFGLCLLAVGGLAHAAGCQPQSIIVASGGTVVTDLSNCAVVGINGYQSPPQHGTNDPRNNNSSGLVYYTNNGDGSTTDSFSVLDGDDNSVIPFTVTVQQTNPTVTTTTLPDATIGAAYSQSLAASGGTTPYTWSLTGGALPAGITLSSAGVVSGTPTQAGSFSPVFTVTDSANRTASRTIALTVGGPTLAIAPTTLPNGVAGTAYNQALSTTGGTAPYTYAVSGGSLPPGITVSNTGTVSGTPSAAGNYSFTVRSTDSSTGTGAPFSTTRTYALTIDAPTITVAPATLPNPTVGVAYSQTVTASGGTAPYTFAITAGAIPAGMTFGNSGTLGGTPTAAGTFNFTVTATDNGGFTGSRTYTVAVAAPTIAVAPTTLPGATAGQAYSSTVTASGGTAPYAYAITGGSLPSGMTLSATGVISGTATAAGTSNFTVTATDSSTGTGAPFSGSRAYALTVGAPTVVVAPATLPNPTVGNAYSQAVTASGGTAPYTFAVTAGATPSGLNLSTAGVLSGTPTAAGTFNFTVTATDGNGFDGARAYTVTAGGPALVLTPTSQPAARIGQAYSASFSTSGGTAPYHYTVTGSLPPGLSLADNGTLSGTPTQAGNFPVSIHVTDSSTGAGSPFTATVNMTLAADADPLVLTPASPVLTATYGASSSIVFGSSGGSAPRTLSLTGALPAGMSFDATSGVLSGTPTVTGSFPFTVTVTDGSLTPATLSRNYTLTIAAVTVVVSPATLPGGVMGSAYNATLSASGGAAPYTFTVTAGALPDGITLSSAGVLAGTPTRNGTATFTVQAADTHGMAGTQAYSVTIGDAAPVAVADTAATAANQAVTIPVTANDSGVITSVTVASAPAHGTAAANGTSVLYTPTSDFFGTDSFTYTAIGPGGRSNIATVTVNVQAGNLPVVPDQTAAGVAGQTIGINAIQGASGGPFTAVTLVTPPAAGTATVNGTTIAYTAPADATGTQRFTYTLTNAFGVSQPATVTVTVQPRPVAVALTATVGAGQSVQVDLTGGARGGPFTDAAVVSLSPAQSGAGTIVKTASGYRLDFAAAAAFSGQAQLMYTLSNAYAVSQPATVTITVTARPDPSKDAEVTGILGAQVDATRRMASGQISNFQQRLESLHNAASSRFSNGLSFSSGGGRQAVNGDRPGKGVAEAMNDPDAPAFLQSDTRPAPTQSGQASPDDVAFWTGGAVNFGATNRGTAANGVDFTTSGVSVGADKRLSNALTLGLGVGYGHDASDIGKMGSRSTTTAYNMALYASLRPSDHTYIDTLLGYQWLDFDARRYVTADGGRVTGSRNGKQAFASVAFGYEHDDGTTRLTPYGRLDVSRAQLDGYTERGDATYALDYRGQTVRTSTGALGLRAEFRLKRDFGVLVPRVRVEYQRDFQGASNATMSYADLLAGPLYRSTVGDNARNHTLLGVGIQAQFDSGLSLRAEYQALFDSGTHANQSILLGIEKTF